A section of the Triticum dicoccoides isolate Atlit2015 ecotype Zavitan chromosome 7A, WEW_v2.0, whole genome shotgun sequence genome encodes:
- the LOC119331095 gene encoding protein PSK SIMULATOR 1-like isoform X1, protein MGCVFSRREKREGSARPQGRSVQPQPYHHQQNQQQQAQALGAVFDARRGRYGPTDFDSGEIAIPPPHKPHKVSEPGTFIGRASIAGLEKAVEVLDTLGSGIASLNHGSGFLYGGTTRGNKVEILAFEVANTIAKASNLWRSCSDDNIKELKEEILHSDGVRILISSDPSELLHIAAIDKREELAILSREVIRFGDLCKDPIWHNLGRYFEKSTKDSMPQDHSKEHIGTTVQHLISLAQNTSELYHELHALDRFEQDFQRKFHEEESVPAARRESVMILHSELKRQRKLVKTLKKKSLWSRPLEDVVEKLVDIVIFLDKQIRDAFGEAVTVGTDFMEQGQNKRLSACGLALHYANIINQIENIVSRPLSLPPSARDNLYHGLPETVKSALRPRLQSVKTEDEERSVSQIKAEMQKTLRWLLPIAENTTRAHQGFGWVGEWANFGSDMDEKSGSRHSVTRVQTLHHADKAKTEEHLLELVVLLHHLVLQVKSRGYGHNKSSRRERSRSRKGGPSLSEPPPHEADATRHNTSPMNNSHGSTCPSPLSDSDRETLDHLSFKRTRSYGRSKSSEPRPGKGNKAHRSWDLCRSHGSSPAREFGRGSTSGREMVRDLDVIDGLGRTTLSFS, encoded by the exons ATGGGGTGCGTGTTCTCGAGGCGGGAAAAGCGGGAGGGGTCGGCGCGGCCGCAGGGGAGGTCCGTCCAGCCGCAGCCGTACCACCACCAGCAGAACCAGCAGCAGCAGGCGCAGGCGCTCGGCGCGGTCTTCGACGCGCGCCGGGGCCGCTACGGCCCCACCGACTTCGACTCCGGGGAGATCGCCATCCCGCCGCCGCACAAGCCCCACAAG GTATCAGAACCAGGCACATTTATAGGAAGGGCCAGCATTGCTGGCCTGGAGAAGGCCGTTGAGGTGTTAGATACCCTTGGCAGCGGCATCGCAAGTTTGAATCACGGCAGTGGGTTTCTCTACGGGGGAACAACCCGAGGAAATAAAGTCGAGATTCTGGCATTCGAAGTCGCAAATACAATAGCTAAAGCTTCCAATTTGTGGAGGTCATGCTCTGACGATAATATAAAAGAACTCAAGGAAGAAATCTTGCATTCAGATGGTGTGCGGATATTAATCTCCTCAGATCCCAGCGAGCTCCTGCATATTGCTGCTATCGACAAAAG GGAAGAACTCGCCATCCTTTCAAGAGAAGTAATTCGATTTGGTGACCTGTGTAAAGACCCCATATGGCATAACTTGGGACGCTATTTTGAGAA GTCAACAAAGGATTCCATGCCCCAGGATCATTCAAAAGAGCATATTGGAACTACCGTCCAGCATTTGATTAGCTTGGCTCAAAACACTTCT GAGCTTTACCATGAATTGCACGCGCTGGATAGATTTGAGCAGGATTTTCAAAGGAAATTTCATGAAGAGGAGTCTGTACCGGCAGCTAGAAGAG AGAGTGTTATGATTTTGCACAGTGAACTAAAGCGCCAAAGGAAGCttgtgaaaactttgaagaagaaatccTTGTGGTCCAGACCTTTGGAGGAT GTCGTGGAAAAGCTTGTTGATATCGTCATTTTTCTGGATAAACAAATCCGGGATGCATTCGGTGAAGCTG TTACTGTAGGTACTGACTTCATGGAGCAAGGTCAGAACAAAAGGCTAAGTGCATGTGGTCTGGCACTACATTATGCTAACATCATCAATCAAATTGAAAACATA GTTTCTCGGCCGCTCTCTCTTCCTCCTAGCGCTAGGGACAACTTGTACCATGGACTGCCAGAAACAGTGAAGTCAGCTCTGCGGCCACGGTTGCAATCAGTCAAAACTGAAGATGAGGAG CGTTCTGTATCTCAAATCAAAGCCGAAATGCAGAAAACCCTTCGCTGGCTGCTGCCAATAGCAGAAAATACAACAAG AGCACATCAAGGGTTCGGGTGGGTCGGCGAGTGGGCAAACTTCGG GAGTGACATGGACGAGAAATCGGGCTCCCGGCACAGCGTGACCCGGGTGCAGACGCTGCACCACGCCGACAAGGCCAAGACGGAGGAGCACTTGCTGGAGCTGGTGGTGCTGCTCCACCACCTGGTGCTCCAGGTGAAGAGCCGAGGCTACGGGCACAACAAGTCGTCAAGGCGGGAACGGTCTCGGTCCCGCAAGGGAGGACCGTCGTTGTCAGAACCGCCGCCTCATGAAGCAGACGCCACTAGGCACAACACGTCGCCGATGAACAACAGCCATGGCAGCACGTGCCCTAGCCCGCTGTCGGACTCTGACCGCGAGACGCTGGACCACCTGAGCTTCAAGCGGACGAGGAGCTACGGCCGGAGCAAGAGCTCCGAGCCTCGGCCCGGCAAGGGGAACAAGGCGCACCGGAGCTGGGACTTGTGCCGGAGCCATGGCAGCTCGCCGGCGAGGGAGTTCGGGCGGGGCTCGACCTCCGGGCGTGAGATGGTGAGGGACCTGGATGTGATAGATGGGCTGGGTAGAACGACTCTTTCGTttagttag
- the LOC119331095 gene encoding protein PSK SIMULATOR 1-like isoform X2, whose amino-acid sequence MGCVFSRREKREGSARPQGRSVQPQPYHHQQNQQQQAQALGAVFDARRGRYGPTDFDSGEIAIPPPHKPHKVSEPGTFIGRASIAGLEKAVEVLDTLGSGIASLNHGSGFLYGGTTRGNKVEILAFEVANTIAKASNLWRSCSDDNIKELKEEILHSDGVRILISSDPSELLHIAAIDKREELAILSREVIRFGDLCKDPIWHNLGRYFEKSTKDSMPQDHSKEHIGTTVQHLISLAQNTSELYHELHALDRFEQDFQRKFHEEESVPAARRESVMILHSELKRQRKLVKTLKKKSLWSRPLEDVVEKLVDIVIFLDKQIRDAFGEAGTDFMEQGQNKRLSACGLALHYANIINQIENIVSRPLSLPPSARDNLYHGLPETVKSALRPRLQSVKTEDEERSVSQIKAEMQKTLRWLLPIAENTTRAHQGFGWVGEWANFGSDMDEKSGSRHSVTRVQTLHHADKAKTEEHLLELVVLLHHLVLQVKSRGYGHNKSSRRERSRSRKGGPSLSEPPPHEADATRHNTSPMNNSHGSTCPSPLSDSDRETLDHLSFKRTRSYGRSKSSEPRPGKGNKAHRSWDLCRSHGSSPAREFGRGSTSGREMVRDLDVIDGLGRTTLSFS is encoded by the exons ATGGGGTGCGTGTTCTCGAGGCGGGAAAAGCGGGAGGGGTCGGCGCGGCCGCAGGGGAGGTCCGTCCAGCCGCAGCCGTACCACCACCAGCAGAACCAGCAGCAGCAGGCGCAGGCGCTCGGCGCGGTCTTCGACGCGCGCCGGGGCCGCTACGGCCCCACCGACTTCGACTCCGGGGAGATCGCCATCCCGCCGCCGCACAAGCCCCACAAG GTATCAGAACCAGGCACATTTATAGGAAGGGCCAGCATTGCTGGCCTGGAGAAGGCCGTTGAGGTGTTAGATACCCTTGGCAGCGGCATCGCAAGTTTGAATCACGGCAGTGGGTTTCTCTACGGGGGAACAACCCGAGGAAATAAAGTCGAGATTCTGGCATTCGAAGTCGCAAATACAATAGCTAAAGCTTCCAATTTGTGGAGGTCATGCTCTGACGATAATATAAAAGAACTCAAGGAAGAAATCTTGCATTCAGATGGTGTGCGGATATTAATCTCCTCAGATCCCAGCGAGCTCCTGCATATTGCTGCTATCGACAAAAG GGAAGAACTCGCCATCCTTTCAAGAGAAGTAATTCGATTTGGTGACCTGTGTAAAGACCCCATATGGCATAACTTGGGACGCTATTTTGAGAA GTCAACAAAGGATTCCATGCCCCAGGATCATTCAAAAGAGCATATTGGAACTACCGTCCAGCATTTGATTAGCTTGGCTCAAAACACTTCT GAGCTTTACCATGAATTGCACGCGCTGGATAGATTTGAGCAGGATTTTCAAAGGAAATTTCATGAAGAGGAGTCTGTACCGGCAGCTAGAAGAG AGAGTGTTATGATTTTGCACAGTGAACTAAAGCGCCAAAGGAAGCttgtgaaaactttgaagaagaaatccTTGTGGTCCAGACCTTTGGAGGAT GTCGTGGAAAAGCTTGTTGATATCGTCATTTTTCTGGATAAACAAATCCGGGATGCATTCGGTGAAGCTG GTACTGACTTCATGGAGCAAGGTCAGAACAAAAGGCTAAGTGCATGTGGTCTGGCACTACATTATGCTAACATCATCAATCAAATTGAAAACATA GTTTCTCGGCCGCTCTCTCTTCCTCCTAGCGCTAGGGACAACTTGTACCATGGACTGCCAGAAACAGTGAAGTCAGCTCTGCGGCCACGGTTGCAATCAGTCAAAACTGAAGATGAGGAG CGTTCTGTATCTCAAATCAAAGCCGAAATGCAGAAAACCCTTCGCTGGCTGCTGCCAATAGCAGAAAATACAACAAG AGCACATCAAGGGTTCGGGTGGGTCGGCGAGTGGGCAAACTTCGG GAGTGACATGGACGAGAAATCGGGCTCCCGGCACAGCGTGACCCGGGTGCAGACGCTGCACCACGCCGACAAGGCCAAGACGGAGGAGCACTTGCTGGAGCTGGTGGTGCTGCTCCACCACCTGGTGCTCCAGGTGAAGAGCCGAGGCTACGGGCACAACAAGTCGTCAAGGCGGGAACGGTCTCGGTCCCGCAAGGGAGGACCGTCGTTGTCAGAACCGCCGCCTCATGAAGCAGACGCCACTAGGCACAACACGTCGCCGATGAACAACAGCCATGGCAGCACGTGCCCTAGCCCGCTGTCGGACTCTGACCGCGAGACGCTGGACCACCTGAGCTTCAAGCGGACGAGGAGCTACGGCCGGAGCAAGAGCTCCGAGCCTCGGCCCGGCAAGGGGAACAAGGCGCACCGGAGCTGGGACTTGTGCCGGAGCCATGGCAGCTCGCCGGCGAGGGAGTTCGGGCGGGGCTCGACCTCCGGGCGTGAGATGGTGAGGGACCTGGATGTGATAGATGGGCTGGGTAGAACGACTCTTTCGTttagttag